CCTTGGCGAAGTTGGCGACATCCACACCCATGCTCGCGCCGAGCACCGAAGTGAAGGTCTGTTCGTTCTCAACACCGTGGCCCCAAGCGAAGGATCCGCCCAGCGTCATGAGACTCACACTCGGCGGAGACTCGAGACCGGCACCATCTACCCGCGCACTCCGAGTATCGGTAAACACCGTGTATCTGACGCCCGTGGCTTGGTGTGAACGATGCGTCGTGGCCGAGGGCGCGGAGACGTAGCCGATCTCCGGATCGCCGATGCTCATCGGATCGCCGGTGGCGTCCATTGCCAACTCGAAGCGAACAAGCTGCCGCACGGCCACGAGGACCAGCAAACCGACAGCAAGCAGCCCGACGAGCAGAACCAGTCTAAGCGCGGTCTGTCGTCGCGAGAGAGCTTCGAGCCACACGGCCGGGAATGCTATCAGCAGGCTCAGTCGAATCGGAGCAAGGCCGCGCTCGCACGAGAACATGCGGCCACAAACGGAGCGCGCTCTGCCAACAGACGGTCAGTTGGACCTGCCTACACCAGAATCATCAGTCGAGCCGCCAAAAACAGCCGGCAATGGACCGGTCCCCTCGCCGGTACCGACAACACGCCGCGCAAAGTAGGCGGGCTTGCGGCTGGTGCCTTCCAGAATCCTCAGTAGATACTCCCCGATCAGCCCCAGCGCGATCAGGATCAGCCCTCCAAAGACCAGATTGATGACCACCAGCGACGACCACCCGGGTTGAATCGGCTGACCGGCTAGCTTGCGGAACAAAATGACGACGGCGAAACCGAGCCCGCTCGATCCGACGATCAGTCCGACCGCGCCCAGCAGTCGCAAGAGCAGCGACGAATTGCTGATGACCAGATTCGAGAACTGCTTGACGCGTCGCGTCCACGAATAGCGGCTGCGGCCGTGCCGACTCACTGCATGAGTAACGGGAACCGACACGAAATCGTCGGTCACATGAGCCATGAGCGCGGGCAGGAACGGATACGACGTCCGCATGGTCAGCATTCCGGCCGCCACCTCGGACCGGAACAGTTTGAGGGGAGACATCCTGCACGGAAGGCGCAGGATCGCCCGGTCGAACTGGCTCTTGAGCCAGCTTGCCGCCCGCGACCCGAGGCTCGTCGCCCGGTTCCGGAAGTGGGCAACCACCACGTCATGGTCTTCATGCTCGACCAGCAGCGGTATGTCTTCGGGCCGTTGCTGCAGATCGTCGTCGATCGTCACGATCCACTGCCCGCGCGCGTGGCCCAAGCCGCACAGCACGGCACCCGGCTTGCCGTAGTTGCGCATGAGTTGGATCGAGCCTACGGTCACGTGCTGCCGGGCCAACCGTTCGCAGGTCTCCCAGGTCTCCGGTGAATCCGATCCGTCGTCCACGAGCAGAATCTCATAGCTTGCTTCGAGCGTCTCTTCGAAAACGACTCTCAGGCGTTTGACGAGCTCGACGAGAGTTCTGTCGCTCTTGTAGACCGGAACCACGACCGAGTACTTGGGCCTTGTGGGCTCAGCCGTCACGACAGCCTCCGGGAAAGCACGCGATCGATCGCGCGGAGCCTGCGCTCTCGGATCTCGTCCTCGTCCTCGGAAGGAGCCTCATACCTTCCGAAGGTAAGCCGCGGCCTGAGCTCTGCGAGCCGCGCCTGCACTTCGGAGGGCTCGGCTCGC
This bacterium DNA region includes the following protein-coding sequences:
- a CDS encoding glycosyltransferase family 2 protein — protein: MTAEPTRPKYSVVVPVYKSDRTLVELVKRLRVVFEETLEASYEILLVDDGSDSPETWETCERLARQHVTVGSIQLMRNYGKPGAVLCGLGHARGQWIVTIDDDLQQRPEDIPLLVEHEDHDVVVAHFRNRATSLGSRAASWLKSQFDRAILRLPCRMSPLKLFRSEVAAGMLTMRTSYPFLPALMAHVTDDFVSVPVTHAVSRHGRSRYSWTRRVKQFSNLVISNSSLLLRLLGAVGLIVGSSGLGFAVVILFRKLAGQPIQPGWSSLVVINLVFGGLILIALGLIGEYLLRILEGTSRKPAYFARRVVGTGEGTGPLPAVFGGSTDDSGVGRSN